Proteins encoded in a region of the Rutidosis leptorrhynchoides isolate AG116_Rl617_1_P2 chromosome 9, CSIRO_AGI_Rlap_v1, whole genome shotgun sequence genome:
- the LOC139866019 gene encoding RNA-dependent RNA polymerase 2, whose product MAVGETTTATVRISNIPRSATATDLLNFLESHTGKSSIFAAEISSDHKNWKSRGFGRVQFETLESKSQALSLSQQNLLCFKGFNLSITHSLDDVIIRPVSPYNRVGNGILRTGLLVDKDCMAVLESWFDVKTWVLPERKSIEFWVQHFQEFYRLEFQFSDVIEAYSCCVNCQEPNAVLLKLKHAPKLYQKMSGSSVSPRFSSDRYHICKEDFEFTWLRTTDFSSKKSIGQSDTLCLEFENGSQILNSFKSLPFYMKDLITLTFKSGEEFHSSSDIVPLIKTPPDLNLSYEVLFQLNSLVQTQKLSLPSIDRDLIEFIVNEDQDAVMTILKRMHKSYTTCYDPISFIKDKLNSVSRSVKIPSSTKSPKQNKIMSIHRVYITPTKIYCLGPELEASNYIVKHYSEYASDFIRVTFVDEDWGKLQPNVISMSLQNGIFSKPIKTKVYDRALDVMKNGFWIGSKKFEFLAFSASQLRSNSVWMFASNEHVTAENIRNWMGCFTSIRSVSKCAARMGQLFSTSKQTIEVPPHHVEIIPDIEVKTDGVDYCFSDGIGKISLSFAKEVASKYGLKHVPSAFQIRYGGYKGVIAVDRNSFKKLSLRKSMLKFESKNRMLNVTKHSESQSCYLNREIVTLMSTLGVKDDAFLAIQDAQLRVINAMLYSREDALMVLDGLGSYDVKDILVKMLLQGYEPNREPYLSMMLLSHHDNLLVDLRTRCRVFVPKGRILVGCLDESGVLDYGQVYVRITLTKTELRDREQKYFKTMDEKTSVVIGKVVVTRNPCLHPGDVRVLDAIYEIALDDKDYRDCLVFPQKGERPHPNECSGGDLDGDLYFVSWDESLIPPRTVTPMDYTGRRPRIMDHDVTLSEIGKFFVDYMTSDTLGGISNAHLVHADREPEKALSPKCLQLATLHSMAVDFAKTGAPAEMPKVLRPREFPDFMNRWDRPLYISQGPLGKLYRATKDAMLLENSANAHSTKAIHEAYDQDLEVDGFKDFVDLALTHKEMYLDALTSLMNYYEAETEDEILTGNIRNKSSYLQRDNRRYGETKDRILIAIKSLHNEAIGWFENGCLVEERHKLAAAWYHVTYHEDYCNGRVKCLGFPWIVGHTLLEIKSINRRDMLS is encoded by the exons ATGGCGGTCGGAGAAACAACCACCGCCACCGTCCGTATCTCCAACATTCCCCGATCAGCCACCGCCACCGACCTTCTcaattttctcgaatcccacaccgGAAAATCATCAATCTTCGCCGCTGAAATCTCCTCCGATCACAAAAACTGGAAATCAAGAGGTTTCGGCCGTGTTCAATTCGAAACTTTAGAATCAAAGTCACAAGCTTTATCTTTATCTCAACAAAACCTGCTCTGTTTCAAGGGTTTCAATCTTTCAATCACTCATTCCCTTGATGACGTCATCATCCGTCCAGTGAGTCCGTACAACCGGGTTGGGAATGGGATTTTGAGAACTGGGTTGTTGGTTGATAAGGATTGTATGGCGGTTTTGGAGTCATGGTTTGATGTTAAAACTTGGGTTTTGCCTGAACGAAAGAGTATTGAATTTTGGGTTCAACATTTTCAAGAGTTTTATAGGTTGGAGTTTCAGTTTAGTGACGTCATCGAGGCTTATTCTTGCTGTGTTAATTGTCAAGAACCCAATGCAGTTCTTCTAAAG CTGAAACATGCACCGAAGTTGTACCAGAAAATGTCGGGATCCAGTGTCTCACCGAGGTTCAGCTCCGATCGTTATCATATCTGCAAGGAAGATTTCGAGTTCACCTGGCTTCGAACAACAGATTTTTCTAGCAAAAAGTCTATTGGTCAGTCAGACACGTTATGTTTGGAGTTCGAAAACGGAAGTCAAATTTTAAATAGTTTCAAAAGTCTACCTTTTTACATGAAAGATCTTATTACGTTAACTTTCAAAAGCGGAGAAGAATTTCATTCGTCTTCTGATATAGTCCCGCTTATAAAAACTCCACCGGATTTAAACTTGTCTTACGAGGTCCTTTTTCAACTCAACTCGTTAGTTCAGACTCAAAAATTAAGTCTTCCTTCTATCGATAGGGACCTAATTGAGTTCATAGTAAATGAAGATCAAGATGCTGTAATGACGATTTTAAAGAGGATGCATAAATCGTATACCACTTGTTATGACCCGATCTCGTTTATTAAAGATAAACTTAACAGCGTTAGTCGAAGTGTCAAAATCCCGTCATCTACAAAATCACCGAAACAAAACAAGATAATGAGCATTCATCGAGTTTATATTACCCCGACAAAGATCTACTGTTTGGGTCCCGAATTGGAGGCGTCTAATTACATAGTAAAGCATTATTCTGAATATGCTTCTGATTTTATAAGAGTGACGTTTGTGGACGAAGATTGGGGTAAGCTTCAACCAAACGTTATTTCGATGAGCCTTCAAAATGGAATCTTCTCAAAGCCTATCAAAACTAAGGTATATGATCGAGCACTTGATGTTATGAAAAACGGGTTTTGGATAGGATCGAAAAAGTTCGAATTTTTAGCTTTTTCGGCAAGTCAACTTCGGTCAAACTCTGTTTGGATGTTTGCTTCTAACGAGCACGTGACAGCAGAAAATATAAGGAACTGGATGGGATGTTTTACTAGTATTCGAAGTGTATCAAAGTGTGCTGCTAGAATGGGTCAGTTGTTTAGCACTTCAAAGCAAACAATCGAAGTGCCACCTCATCATGTTGAGATAATCCCCGATATTGAAGTCAAAACTGACGGTGTTGACTATTGTTTTTCAGACGGTATTGGTAAAATATCGCTTTCTTTTGCTAAAGAAGTTGCTTCAAAGTATGGTCTAAAACATGTTCCTTCAGCTTTTCAGATTCGATACGGTGGGTATAAAGGCGTTATTGCGGTTGACCGAAATTCGTTCAAGAAACTCTCTTTACGTAAAAGTATGCTCAAATTTGAATCGAAAAATCGTATGCTTAATGTCACGAAACATAGTGAGTCACAATCTTGTTACCTAAACCGTGAGATTGTTACTCTTATGTCAACTTTAGGAGTCAAAGATGACGCATTTTTAGCAATACAAGATGCACAGCTTCGGGTTATAAACGCAATGTTGTACAGTCGAGAAGATGCACTTATGGTTTTAGACGGTTTGGGATCTTATGATGTGAAGGACATTTTAGTAAAAATGTTGCTTCAAGGTTACGAGCCGAATCGTGAACCGTACCTCTCGATGATGTTATTGTCACATCATGATAATTTACTTGTTGATCTTAGAACTAGGTGTCGGGTTTTTGTCCCAAAGGGTCGGATTCTTGTTGGATGTTTGGATGAATCTGGGGTTTTGGATTATGGTCAAGTTTATGTTAGAATCACGTTGACCAAAACGGAGTTACGGGATCGGGAACAAAAGTACTTCAAAACGATGGACGAAAAGACCTCGGTGGTAATAGGGAAAGTTGTGGTGACCCGAAACCCGTGCCTTCACCCTGGAGACGTGCGGGTGCTTGACGCTATTTACGAGATCGCACTAGATGACAAAGATTATAGAGACTGCCTTGTGTTTCCACAAAAGGGTGAACG GCCACACCCGAATGAATGCTCGGGTGGTGATCTTGACGGTGATCTGTATTTTGTAAGCTGGGACGAGTCTCTAATCCCACCTCGAACTGTGACCCCAATGGACTACACAGGCCGAAGGCCACGTATAATGGATCATGACGTCACATTATCG GAAATCGGTAAGTTCTTTGTGGATTACATGACGAGCGATACACTAGGCGGGATCTCGAACGCGCATTTAGTCCATGCTGATCGTGAACCTGAAAAAGCATTAAGCCCAAAATGTCTTCAATTGGCTACACTTCATTCCATGGCTGTCGATTTCGCAAAAACCGGGGCCCCCGCCGAAATGCCGAAAGTTTTACGCCCACGTGAATTTCCTGATTTTATGAACAGGTGGGACCGCCCATTGTATATCTCACAAGGACCTCTCGGGAAACTTTATCGAGCTACTAAAGACGCCATGCTTCTTGAAAACTCGGCTAATGCTCATTCGACAAAAGCTATACACGAAGCTTACGATCAAGACCTTGAAGTTGATGGGTTTAAAGACTTTGTTGACCTCGCGTTGACTCATAAAGAGATGTATCTTGATGCCCTAACGAGCTTAATGAACTACTATGAAGCGGAAACTGAAGATGAGATTTTAACGGGTAACATACGGAATAAATCGTCTTATCTTCAGCGTGATAACAGGAGGTATGGTGAGACGAAAGATCGGATACTAATTGCGATTAAGAGTTTGCATAATGAAGCGATTGGTTGGTTCGAGAATGGGTGTTTGGTCGAAGAACGACATAAGTTAGCCGCCGCGTGGTATCATGTGACTTACCACGAGGATTATTGTAACGGAAGGGTTAAATGTTTAGGGTTTCCTTGGATCGTTGGTCATACGTTGTTGGAGATCAAATCGATTAACAGGCGGGATATGTTGTCGTGA